A single region of the Chionomys nivalis chromosome 5, mChiNiv1.1, whole genome shotgun sequence genome encodes:
- the LOC130874672 gene encoding 60S ribosomal protein L15-like gives MGAYKYIQELWRKKQSDVKRFLLRVRCWQYRQLSALHRAPRPTRPDKARRLGYKAKQGYVIYRIRVRRGGRKRPVPKGATYGKPVHHGVNQLKFARSLQSVAEERAGRHCGALRVLNSYWVGEDSTYKFFEVILIDPFHKAIRRNPDTQWITKPVHKHREMRGLTSAGRKSRGLGKGHKFHHTIGGSRRAAWRRRNTLQLHRYR, from the coding sequence ATGGGCGCGTACAAGTACATCCAGGAGCTGTGGCGGAAGAAGCAGTCGGACGTGAAGCGCTTCCTGCTGAGGGTCCGCTGCTGGCAGTACCGCCAGCTGTCCGCGCTGCACCGGGCTCCCCGCCCCACCCGGCCCGACAAAGCGCGGAGGCTGGGCTACAAGGCCAAGCAAGGTTACGTCATATACAGGATTCGCGTCCGCCGTGGTGGCCGCAAACGCCCGGTGCCCAAAGGTGCGACCTACGGCAAGCCTGTCCATCATGGTGTGAACCAGCTAAAGTTTGCCCGAAGCCTTCAGTCTGTTGCTGAGGAGAGAGCTGGACGCCACTGTGGGGCTCTGAGAGTCCTGAATTCTtactgggttggtgaagattccACATACAAATTTTTTGAGGTTATCCTTATCGATCCATTCCATAAAGCTATCAGAAGAAACCCTGACACCCAATGGATCACCAAACCGGTCCACAAGCACAGAGAGATGCGTGGGCTGACATCTGCAGGCCGCAAGAGCCGTGGCCTTGGAAAGGGCCACAAGTTCCACCACACTATTGGTGGCTCTCGCCGTGCAGCCTGGAGAAGGCGCAACACTCTGCAGCTCCACCGTTACCGCTAA